In one window of Bizionia sp. M204 DNA:
- a CDS encoding DUF5675 family protein: MDLLLQRQYFKEGTNGALFINGRFLCFMIELPWLENKRLVSCIPEGVYELEHRNSSRLGNHLHVKSVAGRQLILIHQANDAATELEGCLAPVSQLSGIGTGWSSKLAMQKLLSLCHQAFERKELIFLTINH, from the coding sequence ATGGATTTGCTGCTCCAAAGACAGTATTTTAAAGAGGGTACCAATGGTGCCCTCTTTATTAATGGTCGGTTTCTCTGTTTTATGATTGAATTGCCTTGGCTGGAAAATAAGCGCTTGGTGTCTTGTATTCCCGAAGGGGTTTATGAATTAGAACACCGAAATTCAAGTCGGTTGGGGAATCATTTACATGTGAAGTCGGTTGCGGGTAGGCAATTGATTTTGATTCACCAGGCTAATGACGCTGCAACTGAATTAGAAGGGTGTTTGGCACCGGTAAGTCAGCTTTCTGGCATTGGCACTGGATGGTCCTCTAAATTGGCGATGCAAAAGTTGCTTTCGCTTTGTCATCAAGCTTTTGAACGCAAAGAACTTATTTTTTTAACCATTAACCATTAA
- a CDS encoding AbiH family protein: MVKAVNRIVLIGNGFDKAHGLPTGYCDFMNYLVNRVARYEKIDNSRLKKVIKGREYRDSGGFIGMIHKNGNDDEWLGVKPIKDTNKFKLAVNPNKNSIFFGSLIRDNDRLGYWSDLEAHYFKLLYEYKNSPKDITLINSEFDHLKELIGEYLKTEVEDKTGIVDGYDIPNSHSVYDLLKHETKGFHFEKTYFVTFNYTSKILIAYLKRLKEETMDENLSILPIHIHGDLNDFENPIIFGYGDENSKGYHELELLLENNLLKNFKTFQYLRTNKYKEVLGLLEESDNIYVQLIGHSSGLCDKALLRTIFQHDNVKHIEATYYKNESKYFENLYNISRVFDDNTLMREKLISLDDTFKVEG; this comes from the coding sequence ATGGTAAAAGCAGTGAATAGAATTGTATTGATTGGAAATGGATTTGATAAAGCACATGGACTTCCAACCGGGTATTGTGATTTTATGAATTATTTAGTTAATCGTGTTGCTCGTTATGAGAAGATTGATAATTCCAGATTAAAAAAAGTCATTAAAGGCCGAGAATACAGGGATTCTGGAGGTTTTATTGGTATGATACACAAGAATGGAAATGATGATGAATGGCTTGGCGTTAAACCTATTAAAGATACTAATAAATTTAAATTGGCAGTAAACCCTAATAAAAATTCTATCTTTTTTGGTTCTTTAATTCGAGATAATGACCGTTTGGGATATTGGTCTGATTTGGAGGCGCATTATTTTAAGTTGCTTTATGAGTATAAAAATTCTCCAAAAGATATAACCTTAATAAATTCAGAATTTGACCACCTTAAAGAACTTATTGGTGAATATTTAAAAACAGAAGTTGAAGATAAAACTGGTATTGTAGATGGTTATGACATTCCTAATTCCCATTCAGTGTATGATTTGCTTAAACATGAAACTAAAGGTTTCCATTTTGAGAAAACGTATTTTGTTACTTTTAATTATACTTCAAAAATTTTAATTGCCTATTTAAAGCGTTTAAAAGAGGAGACAATGGATGAGAACCTTTCTATATTGCCTATTCATATTCATGGCGATTTAAATGATTTTGAAAACCCGATTATCTTTGGTTATGGTGATGAAAATTCTAAAGGTTATCACGAGTTAGAATTACTTTTGGAAAATAACTTATTAAAGAATTTTAAAACCTTCCAGTATCTTCGGACTAATAAATATAAAGAGGTTCTAGGACTTCTAGAAGAATCAGATAACATATACGTCCAATTAATTGGACACTCTAGCGGATTATGTGATAAGGCCTTGTTAAGAACCATATTTCAACATGATAATGTGAAGCATATTGAAGCCACCTATTACAAAAATGAATCGAAATATTTTGAGAATCTATATAATATCTCTCGGGTATTTGATGATAATACGCTTATGCGGGAAAAGTTAATTTCTTTGGATGATACATTTAAAGTTGAAGGATAA
- a CDS encoding copper-translocating P-type ATPase, giving the protein MENNENHNHDKMDHSKMDHSKMKHKKEDHSKMDHSKMKKGDGDHSGHNPGHGKMGHDHHKMMIADFRKRFWVTLVLTIPILFFSPMIQDFFGYEFLLPGNPYILFAVSTIVYFYGGWPFLKGFVSEVKNGAPGMMTLISMAISVAYFYSSATVFGLEGVDFFWELATLIAIMLVGHWIEMKSVLGASKALQLLVSMMPAEAHRVKGDTIEDIALEDLLKDDVILVKPGEKVPADGIIVEGSSYLNESMLTGESKPVKKDEKDKVIGGSVNGNSTLKVKVEHTGKDSYLNKVITMVEEAQKTKSKMQNLSDRAAKWLTYIALAIGFGTLAVWLILGFPFVYALERMVTVMVIACPHALGLAIPLVVAISTSVSAQNGLLIRNRTAFEESRKISVLLFDKTGTLTKGDFGVTRIKSVNEAYATEEILRLSSALEQSSEHPIAVGIIKRVKEDNISIPKPENFNAITGKGVEANVEGKQVKVVSPGYLRDEKITIPEDAYSDAAETVVFILIDGQLAGYIALADEIRPESAEAIKIFKKNNIKVLMATGDNEQTAKAVSDKLGLDGYYAEVLPHQKVEIVEKLQNEGEFVAMTGDGVNDAPALAKANVGIAVGSGTDVAAETADIILVNSNPQDIANLILFGKATYNKMIQNLIWATGYNVIAIPLAAGVLYSSGFVLGPAVGAVLMSLSTIIVAINAQLLKRKIGKK; this is encoded by the coding sequence ATGGAAAATAACGAAAATCACAATCACGACAAAATGGACCACTCTAAAATGGATCATTCAAAGATGAAACACAAAAAAGAAGACCACTCAAAAATGGATCATTCCAAAATGAAAAAGGGTGATGGAGACCATTCTGGTCATAATCCGGGTCACGGGAAAATGGGTCACGACCATCATAAAATGATGATAGCAGACTTTAGAAAACGATTCTGGGTAACGCTAGTCCTAACCATCCCTATCTTGTTCTTCTCGCCAATGATTCAAGATTTTTTTGGATATGAGTTCTTACTTCCTGGTAATCCTTATATACTGTTTGCGGTTTCTACCATTGTATATTTCTATGGTGGTTGGCCTTTTCTTAAGGGTTTCGTTTCCGAAGTAAAGAATGGTGCGCCAGGGATGATGACACTTATATCTATGGCAATAAGTGTCGCCTATTTCTATAGTTCTGCAACCGTTTTTGGTTTAGAAGGTGTGGATTTCTTTTGGGAACTGGCAACGCTAATCGCAATTATGCTTGTAGGGCATTGGATTGAGATGAAAAGTGTCCTAGGAGCATCGAAAGCTCTACAACTTTTAGTAAGTATGATGCCTGCGGAAGCACATCGCGTTAAAGGTGATACTATTGAAGATATCGCACTTGAAGATTTATTAAAAGATGATGTGATATTGGTAAAACCCGGAGAGAAAGTACCAGCTGACGGTATTATAGTAGAAGGTTCAAGCTATTTGAACGAATCGATGCTCACGGGAGAATCAAAGCCTGTAAAAAAAGATGAAAAAGACAAGGTCATTGGTGGTTCTGTAAATGGTAATAGCACCTTAAAAGTAAAAGTTGAACATACAGGAAAAGACAGTTATCTCAACAAGGTTATCACTATGGTTGAGGAAGCCCAGAAGACCAAATCTAAAATGCAGAACCTTTCCGATAGAGCAGCAAAATGGCTGACTTATATAGCTTTGGCGATTGGTTTTGGTACGTTGGCAGTTTGGTTGATTTTAGGCTTTCCATTTGTCTATGCTTTAGAAAGAATGGTTACCGTTATGGTTATTGCTTGTCCACACGCTTTAGGTCTAGCCATACCTTTGGTAGTTGCAATCTCTACATCAGTATCTGCACAGAACGGATTGTTGATTCGTAACAGGACTGCTTTTGAAGAATCACGTAAAATTTCAGTATTGCTTTTTGATAAAACAGGAACCCTAACCAAAGGGGATTTTGGTGTAACACGCATAAAATCTGTTAATGAAGCGTATGCAACCGAAGAAATTTTAAGACTGTCCAGCGCTTTGGAACAGAGTTCGGAACATCCTATTGCAGTAGGTATTATTAAGAGAGTTAAAGAAGACAATATTTCCATCCCAAAACCCGAAAACTTTAATGCAATTACGGGTAAAGGCGTAGAGGCAAATGTAGAAGGCAAACAAGTAAAAGTGGTTAGTCCTGGTTATTTAAGGGATGAAAAAATTACTATTCCTGAAGATGCGTATAGTGATGCTGCTGAAACTGTTGTATTCATATTAATTGATGGACAGCTAGCAGGATACATTGCCCTTGCTGATGAAATAAGACCCGAATCTGCCGAAGCTATTAAAATATTTAAAAAGAATAATATTAAAGTGTTGATGGCTACTGGCGATAATGAACAAACAGCTAAAGCAGTTAGCGATAAGCTTGGTTTAGATGGTTATTATGCTGAAGTTCTGCCGCATCAAAAAGTGGAAATAGTTGAAAAGTTACAAAATGAAGGAGAATTTGTAGCTATGACAGGTGATGGTGTAAACGATGCACCGGCACTTGCCAAAGCGAATGTTGGAATTGCTGTTGGTTCGGGCACCGATGTGGCTGCTGAAACAGCTGACATCATATTAGTGAATAGCAACCCTCAAGATATTGCCAACTTAATATTATTTGGAAAGGCTACCTACAATAAAATGATTCAGAATCTAATCTGGGCTACAGGATATAATGTAATAGCTATTCCACTAGCAGCTGGTGTATTATATTCATCAGGCTTTGTTTTAGGCCCAGCAGTAGGAGCTGTATTAATGAGTTTAAGCACCATTATTGTGGCTATTAATGCACAATTATTAAAGCGAAAAATAGGTAAAAAATAA
- a CDS encoding Fic family protein has product MNNYFSQQITVFHNIDTPEPGTLAGYALLLEFLIQEKNIAVPMPSKLAIVTDKHQRYNTDRWQVFTKRHKPNKDIISHIVFAIKYEGIDLYILKQLFLNLGEGTIKEYILSEPTGQYARRIWFLYEWLLGKELDILDLKTGTYVEVVNEKLQYPGPTINSTRHRVKNNLPGTRDFCPMIHRTDKIETFQEKDFSNRMAFDLKGKDKDLIRRTAAFLLLKDSKASFAIEGEKPENQRARNWGKAIGQAGKKEVSLQELERLQNIVIGKNKLKQMGLRTQEGFIGEHDRETFAPIPDHISAKVQDLPVLMNGLIETNKILNQSQYDPVLMATVMAFGFVFIHPFSDGNGRLHRYLMHHILIRKNYTTRDMIFPISAAILNNISKYQEVLEAFSEPRLELIDWTPTEDHNVKILNETIDLYRYADLTLQAEFLYACVEETIEEIIPNEIKFLEQHDEMAEYINAMATLPNTDTDLLIKFLIQNNGKLSQAKKDKFFEELSDEILNNIEKKFAQVF; this is encoded by the coding sequence ATGAATAACTATTTTTCACAACAAATAACTGTTTTTCACAACATAGACACACCAGAACCTGGAACTTTGGCAGGATATGCCCTCTTGTTGGAATTTCTTATACAAGAAAAAAACATAGCTGTTCCCATGCCTAGTAAATTGGCCATAGTAACAGATAAACATCAAAGATATAATACAGATAGATGGCAAGTTTTCACCAAGCGCCACAAACCAAATAAGGATATAATAAGTCATATCGTATTTGCCATAAAGTATGAAGGAATCGATCTATATATTTTAAAACAACTCTTCCTTAATTTAGGTGAAGGAACTATAAAAGAATACATCCTATCAGAACCTACAGGACAATATGCAAGACGAATATGGTTTTTATATGAATGGCTGCTAGGAAAAGAACTAGATATCCTAGACCTAAAAACAGGAACTTATGTGGAAGTAGTAAATGAGAAACTACAATATCCGGGACCAACAATAAATTCAACAAGGCATCGTGTAAAAAACAACTTACCTGGCACCAGAGACTTTTGCCCGATGATCCATAGAACAGATAAAATAGAGACCTTTCAAGAAAAAGATTTTTCTAATAGAATGGCATTCGATCTAAAAGGGAAAGACAAAGATTTAATTAGAAGAACAGCCGCGTTTTTATTACTAAAAGATTCCAAAGCATCTTTTGCTATTGAAGGAGAAAAACCCGAAAACCAAAGAGCAAGAAATTGGGGGAAAGCCATTGGCCAAGCAGGTAAAAAAGAAGTATCACTTCAAGAGTTAGAACGGTTACAAAACATAGTAATTGGTAAAAACAAACTCAAGCAAATGGGATTGAGAACTCAAGAAGGATTTATTGGGGAACATGACCGAGAAACCTTTGCACCTATTCCAGATCACATTTCCGCAAAAGTACAGGACTTGCCGGTACTTATGAATGGACTTATTGAAACCAATAAAATACTAAACCAGAGTCAATACGACCCTGTTTTAATGGCCACGGTTATGGCTTTTGGGTTTGTGTTTATTCATCCTTTTTCTGATGGAAATGGCCGTTTACACAGATATTTGATGCACCATATTCTAATAAGAAAGAATTATACAACTAGAGATATGATTTTTCCAATATCTGCTGCAATATTAAATAATATAAGCAAGTATCAGGAAGTGCTAGAGGCGTTTTCAGAGCCTAGGCTAGAATTAATTGATTGGACTCCAACAGAAGACCATAATGTTAAAATTTTAAACGAAACAATAGATTTATATCGTTATGCAGACCTAACGCTTCAAGCAGAATTTTTATATGCATGTGTTGAAGAAACTATTGAGGAAATAATTCCAAACGAAATTAAATTTTTGGAACAACATGATGAAATGGCAGAATACATCAATGCCATGGCAACACTTCCAAATACAGATACCGACTTATTAATTAAGTTTTTAATCCAAAATAACGGTAAATTATCTCAAGCAAAAAAAGACAAATTCTTTGAAGAGTTATCAGATGAGATACTAAATAATATTGAAAAGAAGTTTGCTCAAGTGTTTTAA
- a CDS encoding T9SS type A sorting domain-containing protein, with translation MGQQVKTATTTELIDISTLENGLYFLNIMFNNTTQINKMIKTT, from the coding sequence ATGGGCCAACAAGTAAAAACAGCAACCACCACAGAATTAATAGATATCTCCACTCTAGAAAACGGTTTATACTTCCTTAACATAATGTTCAATAACACAACCCAAATAAATAAAATGATCAAAACAACCTAA
- a CDS encoding MFS transporter, translated as MERKEKLNRIFLILLSLFVVMLGYGILLPTLPYYTERLALKDNLDTNLINFHIGLLTSIYPLFQLLFVVVWGKLSDKYGRKPIIICGLLGFVIMQVLTGLATSLTMLYIARIFGGIFTSSVIPVSNAYLSDITSNKQRTKIMAWSGVAISSGVIFGPVIGGFLSQTNIHIKFSIGLLHLDRFSVPFLFAALLGLIVLFVIMKWLKNTVRVHKTVTQKMSLRFTFSNYFIMLLTLSFVLQFVVTLFETVFSIYGKDELEFNSNQVAIGFMLCGSVMAVLQPIFANYGEKILSSKKQIALGLLISGLSLIAFPVFKNEFLVYVLISVFAAGAAMVTPNLLSAVSLTSKENTGRNISIQSSTNSMGQILGPVLGTWLLAGGFYYPFIVSGTIVLMTIALVYMLKRYNKDSNSN; from the coding sequence ATGGAAAGAAAAGAAAAACTCAACAGGATATTTTTAATCCTGTTGAGTTTATTTGTAGTAATGTTAGGGTATGGTATTTTACTACCAACCCTACCCTACTACACCGAAAGACTAGCCTTAAAAGACAATCTCGATACCAATCTAATCAACTTCCATATTGGATTGCTCACCAGCATATATCCACTTTTTCAATTACTTTTTGTAGTGGTTTGGGGAAAGCTTTCCGATAAATACGGGCGCAAACCTATTATCATTTGTGGCCTGCTTGGTTTTGTAATTATGCAAGTACTTACGGGTCTGGCAACCTCTTTAACCATGCTATATATCGCAAGAATTTTTGGAGGCATTTTTACATCCTCCGTAATTCCTGTTAGCAATGCTTATTTAAGCGACATAACTTCAAATAAACAGAGAACAAAAATAATGGCCTGGTCTGGTGTTGCCATTAGTTCTGGGGTTATTTTCGGCCCTGTCATTGGTGGCTTTCTGTCTCAAACTAACATTCATATTAAATTTTCCATAGGCCTACTGCATTTAGACAGATTTTCAGTGCCCTTTTTGTTTGCTGCCCTTTTAGGATTGATTGTCTTATTCGTTATAATGAAATGGCTAAAGAACACAGTTCGAGTTCATAAGACTGTTACACAAAAAATGTCCTTGCGCTTCACATTTAGCAACTATTTTATTATGCTATTAACCTTGTCGTTTGTGCTACAATTTGTTGTGACGTTATTTGAAACCGTGTTTTCAATTTACGGGAAAGATGAATTGGAATTTAACAGCAATCAAGTCGCTATTGGCTTTATGCTATGCGGTTCTGTCATGGCTGTTTTACAGCCCATTTTTGCAAATTATGGTGAGAAAATTTTATCCTCAAAAAAACAAATTGCTTTAGGTTTACTAATATCTGGTTTATCCCTAATAGCATTTCCTGTTTTCAAAAATGAATTTTTAGTCTATGTATTAATCAGTGTATTCGCAGCAGGTGCTGCTATGGTCACGCCAAACTTATTATCAGCAGTCTCATTAACATCTAAAGAAAATACAGGCAGAAATATATCCATACAAAGTTCTACAAATAGTATGGGGCAAATTTTAGGACCCGTTCTCGGAACCTGGCTACTTGCAGGTGGTTTTTATTATCCTTTTATCGTTTCAGGAACAATAGTATTAATGACTATTGCATTGGTTTATATGCTGAAACGGTACAATAAGGATAGCAACTCTAATTAA
- a CDS encoding helix-turn-helix domain-containing protein, with the protein MITKTIQITEVSVDELANLVADKLVLKIEAYLNKIAATKNEVLLTRKETAEYFKVSLVTIHHWTKNGILNATYIGNRVYYKKQTVLEIVEKQTRRLK; encoded by the coding sequence ATGATAACAAAAACAATTCAAATTACAGAAGTATCAGTCGATGAATTAGCAAACCTAGTAGCAGATAAACTAGTACTAAAAATTGAAGCTTATTTAAATAAAATTGCCGCTACAAAAAATGAAGTATTATTAACCAGAAAAGAAACAGCCGAATATTTTAAAGTAAGTTTAGTCACAATACATCATTGGACTAAAAATGGAATTTTAAACGCTACGTATATTGGAAATCGCGTTTATTATAAAAAACAAACAGTTTTAGAAATTGTAGAAAAGCAAACTAGAAGATTAAAATAA
- a CDS encoding AAA family ATPase, which translates to METKRAINKWHVITGGPSTGKTTVINMLAERGYKTTIEHARHYIDTMRIEGQTVEEIRNNKRQFQLGVLDMQIEQEKAIQPKDLVFLDRAIPDAMAYYQFLKLDYDEKLLSAVKNTSYKKIFILDRLPFTKDYARTEDEEDQKIIHQLIIDVYTVLGFPIVTVPVLPPTERVEFILNNI; encoded by the coding sequence ATGGAAACGAAAAGAGCAATCAACAAATGGCATGTGATAACCGGTGGTCCGAGCACTGGAAAAACTACCGTGATAAATATGTTGGCTGAAAGAGGTTACAAAACAACCATTGAACACGCACGGCATTATATAGACACTATGCGTATTGAAGGACAAACGGTTGAAGAAATAAGGAACAATAAAAGGCAATTTCAATTAGGAGTTCTGGATATGCAAATAGAACAAGAAAAAGCCATCCAGCCCAAAGATTTAGTGTTTTTGGATAGAGCCATACCAGACGCTATGGCATACTATCAATTTTTAAAGTTGGACTATGATGAGAAACTGCTCAGCGCAGTTAAAAATACCTCATATAAAAAAATTTTCATTTTAGACCGACTGCCATTCACCAAAGACTATGCAAGAACCGAAGACGAAGAAGATCAAAAGATAATACATCAATTAATAATAGATGTGTACACCGTTTTAGGGTTTCCGATAGTTACTGTTCCTGTTTTGCCACCAACGGAGCGTGTAGAATTTATTTTAAACAATATATAA
- a CDS encoding phosphoribosylpyrophosphate synthetase — MKNYDTLSEAINDLQVNEYPYDFNLTPECLECASLKIEIRPEDFKVDTIYRFEGMSSTGDNSILYAISSKEGIKGLLVDAYGVYAENISEAMRKKLR, encoded by the coding sequence ATGAAAAATTACGATACATTATCAGAAGCCATAAACGATTTACAGGTAAACGAATATCCCTATGATTTCAACTTAACGCCAGAATGTCTGGAATGTGCTTCCTTGAAAATTGAGATTCGACCAGAAGATTTTAAAGTAGATACAATCTATCGCTTTGAAGGAATGAGCAGTACCGGTGATAATAGCATTTTATATGCAATATCTTCTAAAGAAGGCATTAAAGGTCTTTTGGTAGATGCCTATGGCGTATATGCCGAAAATATTTCAGAAGCAATGCGGAAAAAATTACGATAA
- a CDS encoding endonuclease has product MVFHITQLGNFYPGDEHKGDVARIIMYMYTRYPNQCEALNIGFGTTDHAPFQDMPDVFLKCNAEDPVSQFERDRNEIIYQNQGNRNPYIDNPYLATLIWNGQEAEDTWGTLSIPEKKFEQLTIYPTYTSNYIYIKGNTKTKSYHYTFTTQWANK; this is encoded by the coding sequence ATGGTATTCCACATAACCCAATTAGGAAACTTCTATCCCGGCGACGAGCATAAAGGCGATGTAGCGCGCATTATCATGTATATGTATACAAGATACCCAAATCAATGCGAAGCCTTAAACATAGGCTTCGGAACAACCGACCACGCCCCTTTCCAAGATATGCCAGATGTGTTTTTAAAATGTAATGCCGAAGACCCAGTATCACAATTTGAAAGAGATAGAAACGAAATCATTTATCAAAATCAAGGCAACAGAAACCCCTACATTGATAACCCATACCTAGCAACCCTAATTTGGAACGGACAAGAAGCAGAAGACACCTGGGGAACCTTATCAATTCCAGAAAAAAAATTCGAACAATTAACCATATACCCAACCTATACATCAAACTATATTTACATAAAAGGAAATACAAAAACCAAGAGTTATCATTACACATTCACAACACAATGGGCCAACAAGTAA
- a CDS encoding DUF4238 domain-containing protein, with amino-acid sequence MKHQSWRHHYLPVFYLKGFTKESNKFKIYNVREKRFIKNGKDFSPESYFFEKDGNTIKFNKSETDFLETEHYSHFDNNASKLFEKINSSSNDNRFNVDEDDMPAINHFVSLMYWRLPHRTKELKNFINNNDLNTLGLAIKDNCGNNNNNNKQIEDKFKNSEPFLKSYKYFNSLMDSMRGVNCRTPYTIIESTNKFPYLCSDNPVIFEKTDMPKVYEDDYLFPLSGNRLFIKTNRRENFPAYLRLMVDTLVYKQAIKYVSCTDERYIDILENNFLNYNISVEELKIDIFNRLK; translated from the coding sequence ATGAAACATCAATCCTGGAGACATCATTACTTACCTGTTTTTTATTTAAAAGGTTTTACAAAAGAATCAAACAAATTTAAAATATATAATGTTCGGGAAAAAAGATTCATTAAAAACGGAAAGGACTTTTCACCTGAATCTTACTTTTTTGAAAAAGATGGCAACACAATAAAATTCAATAAATCTGAAACGGATTTTTTAGAAACTGAACATTATAGCCATTTTGACAATAATGCTTCAAAACTATTCGAAAAGATAAATTCTTCAAGCAATGACAATCGTTTCAATGTTGATGAAGATGATATGCCAGCAATAAATCATTTTGTCAGCTTAATGTATTGGCGTTTGCCTCACAGAACGAAAGAATTAAAAAATTTCATAAACAACAACGATTTAAATACTTTGGGATTAGCCATAAAAGACAATTGCGGAAATAATAATAATAATAATAAACAAATTGAGGACAAATTTAAAAATAGTGAACCTTTTCTAAAAAGCTATAAATATTTCAATTCATTAATGGATTCTATGAGAGGAGTTAATTGTAGAACACCTTACACAATAATAGAAAGTACCAATAAATTTCCATACTTGTGTTCTGACAATCCAGTGATTTTCGAAAAAACCGATATGCCGAAAGTTTATGAAGACGATTATCTATTCCCTTTATCTGGAAATAGATTGTTTATAAAGACGAATAGAAGAGAAAATTTCCCAGCTTACTTAAGGCTTATGGTAGATACTTTAGTTTATAAACAAGCAATAAAATATGTAAGTTGTACAGATGAAAGATATATTGATATTTTAGAAAATAATTTTTTAAACTATAATATTTCTGTTGAAGAATTAAAAATTGATATATTTAATAGACTGAAATAA
- a CDS encoding ImmA/IrrE family metallo-endopeptidase — translation MKESNIDDLLKSIFSNDESFDISNEFEQKLSDYNVSKTKALKLLNIDKDVFEQIISGTAKQPNLIHVVKIAEFLDINIDKFIQIVLNNQSKVNIGSIDNARKATFLLKNFDVKTLTKLGFFDKDYDTDELVEKVLTFFGYSSIQEYEDELVEPLYSRTRRNFSDKMKDFWIKSAYQTFRVIDNPNEYDRGRLKDLIVKVKPYSQDVKDGLFTVCKALYNIGVTVIFQDYLSTTQVRGGTFIVNGKPCIVLTDFNKKYPTIWFTLLHELHHVLFDFDLIETNSFHLTGDDDLFLIEDKADSFARDFFMAEDKFHYIKKYINNPFLVSKFAEQNEIHISIVYSFYTWYQDKLYEKNYHAAFKDYYPNYKEAIGKLSPISWDDLSIKETSERIKSILEIN, via the coding sequence ATGAAAGAATCTAATATAGATGATTTATTGAAATCAATCTTTTCTAATGATGAAAGTTTTGATATTAGTAATGAATTTGAACAAAAATTATCTGATTACAATGTCAGTAAAACAAAGGCTTTAAAGCTTTTAAATATTGATAAAGATGTTTTTGAACAAATCATTAGTGGTACTGCAAAGCAACCAAATTTAATTCATGTTGTTAAAATTGCGGAATTTTTAGATATAAATATTGATAAATTCATTCAGATAGTTTTAAATAATCAAAGTAAGGTAAACATTGGATCAATTGATAATGCAAGAAAAGCGACCTTTTTACTAAAGAATTTTGATGTAAAAACTTTAACAAAGCTTGGTTTTTTTGATAAAGATTATGATACTGATGAATTAGTTGAAAAGGTTCTTACGTTTTTTGGTTATTCATCTATTCAGGAGTATGAAGATGAACTTGTCGAGCCATTATATAGTAGAACGAGAAGGAATTTTTCTGATAAAATGAAAGATTTTTGGATAAAGTCAGCTTATCAAACTTTTAGGGTTATTGACAATCCAAATGAATACGATAGAGGAAGATTAAAGGATTTAATAGTTAAAGTTAAACCTTATTCACAAGATGTTAAGGATGGTCTTTTTACTGTTTGTAAAGCACTTTATAATATTGGTGTTACAGTAATATTTCAAGACTATTTATCAACAACTCAAGTAAGGGGAGGCACTTTTATAGTAAATGGTAAACCTTGTATTGTACTAACTGACTTTAATAAAAAATATCCTACTATTTGGTTCACGCTTTTACATGAATTACATCATGTGTTATTTGATTTTGATTTGATAGAGACTAATAGCTTTCATTTAACGGGAGACGATGATTTATTTTTAATAGAAGATAAAGCTGATTCGTTCGCAAGAGACTTTTTTATGGCAGAAGATAAATTTCATTATATAAAAAAGTACATTAATAATCCTTTTTTAGTTTCAAAATTTGCTGAACAAAATGAAATTCATATTTCAATTGTTTATTCATTTTATACTTGGTATCAAGATAAACTATATGAAAAAAATTATCATGCAGCATTCAAGGATTATTATCCAAATTATAAGGAAGCAATAGGTAAGTTAAGTCCTATTTCATGGGATGATTTGAGTATTAAAGAAACAAGTGAGCGAATTAAATCGATTTTAGAAATTAACTAA